AAAAATAAGGGGTTACGAAAACTCGTAACCCCTTGAAATTACTGGTGCCGCAGCCCGGAATCGAACCGGGGACACTCGGATTTTCAGTCCGATGCTCTACCGTCTGAGCTACCGCGGCGCTTTTTGTAAAAAAATATAATAAAGAGATGCACGCATTTTGTCAAGGCATTTTTGCAATAGTGTGATATTTTTCACACCCGCCCGCCGCCGGTCGTGATACAATGACCTTCACATGGACGGGCTCAATAGGGTCTCGATCGGCAGGGCCGACGGCCGCAAGGCCGGGCCGGCTACCAAGAAAACGGTGGAGTGTAACTATCGGGGCGTAAAGCGGCGATGTCGGATACCTGTGGATAGGGAGCGCTATCCATGCAATATGGTAACAGACCCACGACTTTCGTTACGGTTCTTTTCGCCCCATGTGTTTCGACCCACCGCTATCTGGGCAGCAGGTATTGCCTACCCGATCCTATCGGCCCGGGAGTAAAGGAGACAATGGATACCCCCCGCTGCATACAGGTCCGTATAGATGTTGACGATAAGATACGGCCCGCCCTGGTCGATTACCTCCTGGGGCTCTCCCCTTCCGGCGTGTTGGAGGGGACCGAATGGGGGGACGGGGTACTGCCCGTGACAGTCTATTTCACCCCCGACGAGGCGCCGGCGGCCCTGGAGGCGATTCGGGCCTATCTTGCCTCCCTCGGAAACATGTGGGGGCGCGCGGCCGTGAGGGACCTTGCGGTGGAGGAGATCGGCGACGGCTGGAGGACCGAATATCAGCGCTATTTCAAGGCGAAGAAGGTCACCGATCGACTGATCGTCGCCCCTCCCTGGGAAAAATACGACCCAGGCGAGGATGAGATCGTCGTCGAGATCGTGCCCGGCCAGGCCTTCGGGACCGGGACCCACGAGACGACGATTCTCTGTCTCCGGGCGATGGAGGCGCTTTTTCGCACGCGACGTATCGAGAGCTTTCTTGACGTGGGTAGCGGCTCGGGCATCCTGGCGATAGCGGCGGCGCTTCTGGGGGAGGGATCGGTAAAGGCCGTGGAATCGGACCCGGATGCGGTGCGGGCGGCACGGGAGAACCTGGCGGCGAACAGGGTGTCGGACCGGGTGCACATGGTGCATGCCGCCTATCCCGAAGGCGTGGCGGCGGGAGAGACCTTCGATGTGATAACGGCCAACCTGACCGGCACCGACATCAGAACCCACGCCGAAAGCCTCTCCGGGGCGACGGCGGCCGGGGGATACCTGATCGTCTCCGGGTTTCTCGTTGAGGAGGCGGATTCGATTACCGAGGCGCTTTCGACCGAGGGAATGGAGATGACGGAGCTTCTCACTCTGGGTGAGTGGGGGGCGGCCGTCTTCAACTGGCAGGGCCGGTTGCCTTGATAGCGGTGGAGTGATACGGCGGGGGCGAAGACGAATGGGAGGGCGAAGGTACCCGCCGGAGCGGAGAGGGCATGGGCCGGGGCCGGCAGCCTGGATAGTGGTGGTTTAAATCGCATGGGGTGTTCAGAGTCGTAACGGTCGCCGGACGTGTTGCATTGTTGCGGTGGAATCCCACCCCCCTCGGTTTCACTCTACCGCTATAACGGCGGCCGACTCTCACGGCCAGGCGGCGGGAAGGTATTGATACTATTCGAGATCAGTAGTATGATTTGAATATATAAATGAAAGGAAATACCATATACTAATTATATATATGGATAAAACGATGAAACGATTACAGAGTATCACGGTGGTGTTGGGCATGGTGCTGTTTCTGGCGCCGACCGTGGGCGTGTGCCTCGCCGCACCGGACGTAATCACCATAGACATGGCCGAGGCCTACATGCTTGAGGGGCCGGGGGTCGAATACCCGATCTCCTGCAAGATTACCGACGACGATCCCCTGACGGTCGTCTCCCACCAGGGAGACTGGCTGGAGGTGAAAAAGAGCGACGGCGTCACCGGATGGATAAACAGGGTGCTCCTTTCTCCCGAGGACAAGGCCCGCTATCCCGGCGGGACCGCCGATACGTCGCCCGGTAATTCGAACGGCTCTCTGCTGGATGACATCAGGACCGGCTTTTCCGCAAACGGCGACCCGGACCTCACCGCGTCCGCGGGGACCAGGGGGATCGATTCCGCCGACGGCGCGTACGGACGGGGGGGGAAGGATTACCGGTCGGTCCAGTACATGGAGTCCTTCTACATCTCGGAAAACGAGCTGGACGGATTCATCAGGGAGGGAGGACTGCTCCCATGAAAGCACGGGTGATCTCGTGTATTCTCGGCGCATCCATGGCGGTGTTTCTTTTCGGCTGCGTGACCGGCAGCATGCCCGGTTACGGGTACATCCCCGAGCCGACGGTGAATGACGTGGTGGACGCCGTCACCACCATCGCGCCTGCGCTCCTTCCCATGAGCGAGGCGGAGGAGATCGCCATCGGCCAGGCCATCGCCGCCGAGGTGGCGGGGCGGTACGGGGTGATGCGAAATAACGATCTGACCCGGTACGTCAACCTGGTGGGGAAGACCGTGGCGCGCAAATCCGACCGCCCGGAGCTGGAATACCGGTTCGCGGTGCTGGATACGGACATCATCAACTCCTTCGCCTGTCCCGGCGGGTATATCTTCATCACCAGGGGGGCGCTGGAGGCGATGACCACCGAGGCGGAGCTGGCGGCGGTCCTGGCCCACGAGGTGGCCCACGTGGCCAAGAAGCACATCGTCAAGGAGATCGAACAGAAACAGTTTTTGGAGGCGGGCGGCACGGCCGCGGCGAACTACCTGGACGCCGACCCGAGGATATTCAACATGGCGACCGCCCACGGGACGGAGCTTCTGTTCAAGGGGCTTTCCCGCACCGACGAGTACCAGGCGGATAAGAACGGCATCATCTATGCGGCCGAAGCCGGCTACGACGCCACGGGGCTCGTTTCGTTTCTGGAGACCCTCAAGAATGTGGCCGGGAGCGATTCCACCGAGGGCATCAGCATGCTTTTCTCCACGCATCCGGACATCGATGACCGCATCGGGAGGGCCTCGTCCGTCATCTCCACGAGGGGATACGACGACGCCGGGGGCGCCGTATGCGCGGAACGATTCGCCGACAGAATCGGCTCCCTCAATAGCGGTGAAT
This genomic interval from Candidatus Zymogenaceae bacterium contains the following:
- a CDS encoding M48 family metalloprotease, whose amino-acid sequence is MKARVISCILGASMAVFLFGCVTGSMPGYGYIPEPTVNDVVDAVTTIAPALLPMSEAEEIAIGQAIAAEVAGRYGVMRNNDLTRYVNLVGKTVARKSDRPELEYRFAVLDTDIINSFACPGGYIFITRGALEAMTTEAELAAVLAHEVAHVAKKHIVKEIEQKQFLEAGGTAAANYLDADPRIFNMATAHGTELLFKGLSRTDEYQADKNGIIYAAEAGYDATGLVSFLETLKNVAGSDSTEGISMLFSTHPDIDDRIGRASSVISTRGYDDAGGAVCAERFADRIGSLNSGESEPMGRGTQ
- a CDS encoding SH3 domain-containing protein; this encodes MKRLQSITVVLGMVLFLAPTVGVCLAAPDVITIDMAEAYMLEGPGVEYPISCKITDDDPLTVVSHQGDWLEVKKSDGVTGWINRVLLSPEDKARYPGGTADTSPGNSNGSLLDDIRTGFSANGDPDLTASAGTRGIDSADGAYGRGGKDYRSVQYMESFYISENELDGFIREGGLLP
- a CDS encoding 50S ribosomal protein L11 methyltransferase produces the protein MDTPRCIQVRIDVDDKIRPALVDYLLGLSPSGVLEGTEWGDGVLPVTVYFTPDEAPAALEAIRAYLASLGNMWGRAAVRDLAVEEIGDGWRTEYQRYFKAKKVTDRLIVAPPWEKYDPGEDEIVVEIVPGQAFGTGTHETTILCLRAMEALFRTRRIESFLDVGSGSGILAIAAALLGEGSVKAVESDPDAVRAARENLAANRVSDRVHMVHAAYPEGVAAGETFDVITANLTGTDIRTHAESLSGATAAGGYLIVSGFLVEEADSITEALSTEGMEMTELLTLGEWGAAVFNWQGRLP